The nucleotide sequence gtcctgatgtacgctgaataaactgcttgtaaatattctCACACAACTTCTCCTGCCACCTCTGTTGCAtagtgtttactctgctgagtagcgTACCCTAGCTTCTGAAGCTCGAGTCGCTGATGCTGATGtaaggatatttccgttccaccttaaaaaggggacaggctgttgtgcgtcacagcctgcgtatttcctgttcacagggtgtttctgttgtgtctatgctttcgtttctctctctgtgcctgagacaccgaagcaggcagtcatgttttctttatTCTGACCAACGCtaaataaacttgtaaataatgctctcctgcgtgcatctttcgctgtgcattatctgctgatagagcgtgcgtcagctctggaatgtggcaagctatttctggagctcgtgttgctaattgctgatactgcgtgtctacgggagatcgatggacgtccggaggcgacgtggagtcatgatggactttgtctccctggcagtatcccaacagctgcaccaaggactggagattGCCTGGCacaccggccggtgggctggagccagctaggGCCCGGCCAATTGCCCTCATTTCCTTGGTCACATGCCAacaacagggttatgggcccagatccaCGGCGCttacacctccctccctcctctctctctctctctctctcacacacacacacacccttctctgatGAGCTGTCTTACTGTTTTAGCCAGAGACAAAACCTGTGACAAATACACATATATGCTAAGAGTTACAAACCTTTAAACTAATGCATCAGTGGCAGGGGAGATAAGCAGGGGAGGTCCAGCAGGGGAGAGCAGCAAAACTGCTCCCCAAAACTGTAAACCAAACTGATGCATCCTTCCCAGAATGGAGAGTCTCAGTAGGAATGGGAATCACTTCAGCCCACAGAATGACTGACTGCAACCTGGTAGCAAATGCGGCCCCAAATATACTTACTGATGTGCACATAGATCCCAACACTCACAGCCACCAGGAAGAAGATTCCGCCCAGGATGCAGCCAATAATGATCCTCACATGGGAGCCTAAAGTTGAAtggtgggaggggaggaagaggagaataaTTGAAGGGAAACCAAGAAGAGTCTTTGCCTTTCATGGGGGAAACCAAAGATGGCCACAGGACTTAGGAGCTCATGAAATTCAGAGAGGTTCAATGGAACAAGAGTCCTTGCAAAGCTGGAGTGAAAGGTCATTCTCTCCCTACAGAGGGATGCCTTAATAAGATTTTACTCATCAACACCCTACTCATTTTTACCTcagctaacaccccagaggacaggatcacacttcaaaacgaccttgacagattagagaactgggccaaaacaaacaagatgtattttaacagggagaaatgtaaagtattgcacttgggcaaaaaaaaatgagaggcacaaatacaagatgggggacacctggcttgagagcagtacatgtgaaaaggatctaggagtcttggttgaccacaaacttcacatgagccaacagtgtgacgcggcagctaaaaaagccaatgcaattctgggctgcatcaataggagtatagcatctagatcaagggaagtaatagtgccactgtattctgctctggtcagacctcacctggagtactgtgtccagttctgggcaccacagttcaagaaggacactgacaaactggaacgtgtccagaggagggcaaccaaaatggtcaaaggcctggaaacgatgccttatgaggaacggctaagggagctgggcatgtttagcctggagaagaggaggttaaggggtgatatgatagccatgttcaaatatataaaaggatgtcacatagagaagggagaaaggttgttttctgctgctccagagaagcggacacggagcaatggatccaaactacaagaaagaagattccacctaaacattaggaagaacttcctgacagtaagagctgttcgacagtggaatttgctgccaaggagtgtggtggagtctccttctttggaggtctttaagcagaggcttgacaaccatatgtcaggagtgctctgatggtgtttcctgcttggcagggggttggactcgatggcccttgtggtctcttccaactctatgattctatgattctatgatctggctGACACGTTCACCTTCAATATTCTTCAATATACATAAAATATTTGTGAACATTCCAGGACATCGCAACCACTCAAGCTTACCAGGGGAAAGATGGCAGCCAACTTTTGCCAGTACTGTATTATTGAAGGAACAGCTCCACCCCCATTgcacagcccagacactgaggtccagctccgagtacattctggaggttccctcactacgagaagtgaagttacagggagccaggcaaagGGTCTTCTTGGTAATGGCACTCTCtatatggaatgccctcctatcagatgtcaaggagataaagaactacgtaacttttaaagacatctgaaggcagccctgtattgagaTGTTTTTGATGTTTGACGTATTATTATGCTttaatatgtgctggaagccacccagagtggctggggaaacttggccaaatgggcagggtataaataatagaagtattattatttagaatATCTAAATTTGAGTTCAGAGCAGATTGGGCATACTTCCATCCCATTCGTCTCCCCGCAATCTCTCACCAGGTTCTTCTGAGGGCACGTCCATAGGCTTCTGTAGGCCAATATGCTCCACATGGCACCAATAGTGGTTCCTGTCTTTGGGGTTGATCTTAATGCTGAGCCAGTTGTAGTAGGTTCCATCTGAGTTGGGGAGAACGCCCCCATGAACTGTATCCTGCCCAGAAGCTTCCCCATCCTTTCTCCAGGTAGAGTTGATCTCCTTGGGATAGAAGCCGTGGGCCCGGCAGATGAGAGTTTCCATGCCATCATTGTTTGGCTTCCTAGTTACCTTGACTACTGGGGGTTCTGCAAAAATGGCAGCACTTTAGTTAACACACGAGGCTATCCAGTGGCTGGCAGGACGAACACTGAACTATGCCCCACCCCAGAGATTACGATCTCAGGCCTAGAGCATCCCCAAGAGACACATTTCCATAGGAGCTATTGTACAAAGTAGCTTCCTTGCGATAAACACTTAAGTTCCTCATTGGCACTCACAACCTCTGATTATTCCTAGAATGACAGGAATACAGCATTGTCCAAAAACAACTTCCCCAAGGAATTTGGTTGAATCTAAATTTATCAGACataaaaaatttcccaatacagaaCTATCTaaacagatagttgtttatttccttgacatctgttgggagggtgtaccacagggagggcgccactaccaagaaggtcctctgcctggttccctgtaacctcacttctcgcaatgagggaaccgccagaaggccctcggagctggacctcagtgtccgggctgaacaatgggggtggagacgctccttcaggtatagtgggccgaggcagtttagggctttaaaggtcagcaccaacactttgaattgtgctcaaaaacgtactgggagcccatgtaggtctttcaggaccagtgaaaAAGATTGCTGAGCCAAGAAACCAAGACTTTAGTGTCATCAGTCCAGTCCTTTGGAACACTCTGCCAATAGAAATTTGGCAAGCACCTTCAAGTCCCAATTTTTAAATGCTTACTGAAAACATTTCTATGCCACatggcttatgcaggcaattaagactaTAGCCATCTGCAATAGTTAACTGATGTCTGGTTTTGActgtttaaatgttttattgcatGGTTTTATAGTTTTATTACTGTAAACTGCTTGGAGATATTTGTTGTGACAAAGCAGTGTAGAAATATTTTTATAACTATCTAACCAATTAACCAAATGAAATATGCCACCTTCCCCCACCTCTGTTGCCCCCCTCACCTTTCCGCAGCAGATCCTCCTTTGCGTAGGCTTCATATTTCTGCAGCCATTCAATGAAAACCACCTCCACTAAGAACTTGAAACGTGGGATCATGGAACTGTcagcctcccacatcccctcaATCACTTGGGCCACTGCATCTGCTGCAATCCAGGCATCAGTCTCCTTGTCAAGGCTGAGAAAGTCCCTCCCATCATAGCCAAACGTCCAATATGCTTCATTGCTCCCATGTGGACTCACCTCAGAGCCAACCATCATCTGCCAGGTATGAAAACCTGAAAAAGACACCCATGATGAGATCACAATGGGGGCATTAGAACAGGTGCAGACCACCctctcaaaaacaacaacaaccacttttCACCATCAGATCTCAAGCCCTATTTGGTTCTTCTAGATAGATTGAATCTCTCTGACAGTGCTCCATTCATCACTATTTGTGCTTCTGGGTATTGATACAAAAGTCAGATCCAGTTGGTAAATTCCACACCCAAATTGAAATATTCTAATACTTTAAGCGACTAAATCAATTCTACTCTATCAAATGCTTTTTCCGTAGAAACAGAAAAACATGTGGTTGTTTGCTCCTATGTGTGATCCGTATTGTGTTTCTCAGTCTTCTAATACTTGCTGCAGGTTTCCTACCTTTCAACCTGCTTGATctaaatttatatattttacaATGATATCATTCAGCCTTATTGAATCAAAACTATCTTTGCTTAAATCATGGAAGAAATCAATCTGTTAATGCACGTGACTTCTGTTATTATTTGCAATAAGGGTTTTTCTATGTCATGAAGAAAGACCACCTGTATCCATTGAGCTGTATCCAGCTCAAGCTGTTGTCTAGTACCCTTTCATTGGTCATATATTTGTGGATCTCTATTTTGCTTATGTAGTCATTCCAAAGTGCTAACCTTATTTCTTAGAAGAGTCCCTTgttgaaatattatttttaaaaatcactttttaaaaataattatgccTCTTATATAGGTTTTGCCTGCATCCTATATAGGCCAAGTGACCTTCAGTCACAAGATCTACCAGGAAAGGTAGATGTGTTCTCTGGTGGTAGTTATGCATATTATCCAATATAGCTGGATTGTTTACCTTGCCCACCTCTCCAGAAAAAAAACTTTCTTAagctcatctctctctctgcccccttccctcccaacCAGCATTCAATGTGCATAGTGTGTGGCAAATTCAAATCTCTTTCACCACCAGGGATGGGGGGGTGTCAGTTCAGTTTTGTCCACTTCTATAGGTGAACCTACTTAAACTGCACTATCTCAAACAATATGATGGTCGCAACAGACTCATCCTTCAATTTTGCAGTTCTCCCAATTTTGCTAtggagttctccagccaagtaatgtgaacAAAACTGCAGCACCTggacaaagtgtgcataaaaatgcataaattcATGAAATGGTCATAGAAAAATGCAATACATTTGGGGAAACTGAAAAAAGGTTCATTGTTGGGGGGGATGTtgatgtattaggagaaattcacactaaaatgttaaTGAGGACTTCCTTTTTAagtgcaaactgatgtagaaacaagaactgaactgaaatcgACAGATTCGGCCCTTTCTTACATGCACTCACCCTTGCTGTGGTTGTAGTACTGCCTTATGATACTGTGATAATTTTCAAACCACCGCTCACTGTCCTCTAAGACCTTGGTGTACCTGTCCCAGTACTCATGAATATCCTCCTTCAGCTTTTTAGCCCAGGAGACTTGAGGCACCCCTTCTTCTGTGTTGCTATCAAAGCGAGTGACGAGCTGGTCATCTGCATACCCCAAAGCAGTGAACTTGGGCATTGTCTGATCGGGTTCTGACACAGATATGTAGATAAGCTGGAACTTGTGGAAGGAGGAGCctggagaggagaaagaggggcAGAGTTCAAGCGATCTGCGAGGGACACGACCATgagctccaccaccaccccggaGAAGTGAGGGCAGTGGTTTCCAGGTTCCAGCAAGATCTCAAGAGAGCCCCGCAAAATCTTGTGGGCTCTCGTGAGATCTTGCCAGAGCCCAGAGGCCAGAGCCCAGCCACACAACCCCAGTAAGTAAGGCCTTGGTGGGGGTGACAGTTTCCCATTCTGTCTGTAGTAGCGAAACAGGATGGGATGGGTTTCCTTCTGCCAGTgtcagggatggaggaagggggtgctgtgggaaccccgggtgtcaccactgagggagggtgacaaaatgccaggggTCACTCACTGTGGGACCTGCAGTGCAcccaagccacgcatctctcctgggagtgatgtggtggctttgggtgcccacaggctccatgctgccccaatGGTCCGCCCACCACCTCCCACTCAGCTGTAGgggggctgagtgggaggaggcaggcagactccttggaggccccgtggagcatcctgccctggctcgcccCTTCCCCACGGGAGGCTGCCCCTGTTGGGATGCAtctggggagacgggggcatttggcaggcccccagctggctccagcatcaatcagcgactcaagcctcagaagctgagcacgctcttatcagcagagtgaataacttctcacaacggaagtggcggacagagacatgtgtaagcatttttacaggcgtttattcagcatagttcaggaacaaaggaaaaacatatctgcttcccttcgtgtccaagcaaacagcagaaaagcaacacacaacggaagttcccagcagactgtgctggaatgtaaacagacatgtgacatacaacaatacaCATatctgttctaaaggtggaatggaactataccCTAACAGCtccacccctgggcacagggcacacatGCCGCCCCAGTCACCTGATcgagagagaagcagagaagctTTGCCTATCTAGACACTGTGTGGCATTTTGTTTGTTGACAACTCTTTCTGGTTTACAGAAATAAAACTGTATGAGCACAGAAATCTGCTTCTCTGGGGCTGTTTTATTGGGATTCAGTTGCAAACCCACCTACCCCCATCTCAGGCactttttgaaagaaaactatacagtggtacctcgggttaagaacttaattcgttctggaggtctgttcttaacctgaaactgttcttaacctgaagcacaactttagctaatgaggcctcctgctgccgccccacaatttctgttctcatcctgaag is from Podarcis muralis chromosome 2, rPodMur119.hap1.1, whole genome shotgun sequence and encodes:
- the LOC114592486 gene encoding major histocompatibility complex class I-related protein 1-like, whose amino-acid sequence is MESRLHRRCVLILVATADFLLRGCAGSSFHKFQLIYISVSEPDQTMPKFTALGYADDQLVTRFDSNTEEGVPQVSWAKKLKEDIHEYWDRYTKVLEDSERWFENYHSIIRQYYNHSKGFHTWQMMVGSEVSPHGSNEAYWTFGYDGRDFLSLDKETDAWIAADAVAQVIEGMWEADSSMIPRFKFLVEVVFIEWLQKYEAYAKEDLLRKEPPVVKVTRKPNNDGMETLICRAHGFYPKEINSTWRKDGEASGQDTVHGGVLPNSDGTYYNWLSIKINPKDRNHYWCHVEHIGLQKPMDVPSEEPGERLRGDEWDGSMPNLL